ATAGGGGGTGATCTCCATGGTGAACTTCTGGAGGCACTGCTGGAGATGGGCCCGCTCCTCATCACTGAGGGGGATGACCTTCTCCAGGGTCTCCACATCGCGGATGGCATTCCGCATCTGCCAGTGCCAGTCGTTCCACTGCTCCTCCGGGACCTCCCGGAAGAGGGGCACTTTGCGCCAGTCGACATTTTCGTAGGTCAGCATGCAGACTCCTGGGGATCCATAGACAGGGGATTCAGACCGGTGACCATCAGGCCCCCCGGAGCGCCAGCATCCGGCGCACATCGTCAGGGCGGGCCAGCTCCCGTCCGCAGTCGGCAGCGATACGGGCGGCCCGGGCCACCAGCTCAGCGTTGCTCGTCGCGAGGCGACCCTTGCTGTAGAAGATGTTGTCCTCGAAGCCCACCCGCACGTGGCCGCCCAGGGCGATGGTGGCGTAGAGGCAGTCCAGATTGGCCTTGCCGCCGATGCCCATGGCGGTCCAGTGGGCCCCCTCCGGGAGCCTGCGCACCAGGAAGGCCAGGACCTCGGGCTCGTATTTGGCTGCCCCGGGCACATTGAGCACCAACCCGTAGTGATAGGGCGGCTCCAGGAGGCCCTCCCGGATGAGGATGTGGCTGGCATAGACATGGCCCAGGTCGAAGCACTCCAGGGTGGGCCGCACCCCGTGGGCCTTCATCTCCCGGGCGAAGCGGCGCATGTCCGGCAGGGTGTTGACGATGTAGTCATCCCCGAAGTTCACGGTGCCGCAGTCCAGGCTGGCCATCTCGGGGTTCAGGGCCACGGGCTGGAGCCGCTCCTCGGCGCTCATGCCCACGGCCCCCCCGGTGGTCACCTCGATCACCATGTCGCACTTGGCCCGCACCAAATCGATGGCCCGCTGGAAGATGGCCCGGTCCTGGGTGGGGGTGCCATCGTCCTGGCGGACGTGCATGTGCAGGATCGAGGCCCCGGCCTCATAGGCTTCAAAGGCGCTCTG
The sequence above is drawn from the uncultured Holophaga sp. genome and encodes:
- a CDS encoding 3-keto-5-aminohexanoate cleavage protein produces the protein MDDKLIITCAVTGAETTRAMQPALPITPEEIAQSAFEAYEAGASILHMHVRQDDGTPTQDRAIFQRAIDLVRAKCDMVIEVTTGGAVGMSAEERLQPVALNPEMASLDCGTVNFGDDYIVNTLPDMRRFAREMKAHGVRPTLECFDLGHVYASHILIREGLLEPPYHYGLVLNVPGAAKYEPEVLAFLVRRLPEGAHWTAMGIGGKANLDCLYATIALGGHVRVGFEDNIFYSKGRLATSNAELVARAARIAADCGRELARPDDVRRMLALRGA